A DNA window from Arachis duranensis cultivar V14167 chromosome 3, aradu.V14167.gnm2.J7QH, whole genome shotgun sequence contains the following coding sequences:
- the LOC110278663 gene encoding serine/threonine-protein kinase Nek7-like, translating into MPAEEAEIEMKNQTRNKILENKTKKHRPTAAELLRHPLLQPYVLRCQNASSNFLPVYPIVNSKDKTKRSKKSSGGKDQRDKDTTSTNYLERIHPIEGNGHLQPRNLPSEGELTASTSAEDNLENQMVDLTSYIVESSTSISGSKDGSTTSESTICSVCRDPDFKIRPAKETVNIEITSKST; encoded by the exons ATGCCAGCAGAGGAAGCTGAAATTGAGATGAAAAATCAAACCCGGAACAAAATTctggaaaacaaaacaaaga AACATAGACCAACA GCTGCTGAATTGTTACGCCATCCTCTTTTACAACCTTATGTTCTCCGCTGTCAAAACGCATCATCCAATTTTCTTCCGGTATACCCCATAGTTAACTCAAAGGATAAAACAAAAAGATCTAAAAAATCTAGTGGTGGCAAGGACCAAAGGGACAAAGACACAACATCAACAAATTATTTGGAAAGGATTCATCCGATTGAGGGAAATGGACACTTACAGCCGAGGAATCTTCCAAGTGAGGGAGAGCTAACAGCTTCAACAAGTGCAGAAGACAACCTCGAGAACCAGATGGTTGATCTTACAAGCTATATAGTGGAATCTTCTACTAGTATTAGTGGCTCAAAAGATGGATCAACAACATCAGAATCAACTATTTGTAGTGTGTGTAGGGACCCTGACTTCAAAATTAGGCCTGCAAAGGAAACTGTAAATATTGAAATCACTTCAAAGAGTACATAA